The following nucleotide sequence is from Desulfobulbaceae bacterium DB1.
GACCGCCGGGTGATTCAACCGATCGAGTATCTCAGCGACCGGGTTGAGGAGATAGGTCAGGGAAAAAATTTGCATGAGAGTTTCAAACATGAAACAGATGACGAGATAGGCATTCTGGCACGGGCAATTGAACATCTCTGGCGCGCCATGGTGAAAAAACAACAGGGTGGGGCAAATGATGCAAAGTAAAAAATATATTATTTTCCCCGGCCTTCTTTCGTTCTTTTCCTGTTTGACCGTTGCCGTTTCCCTTGCCGCTGCTGAAGATTGCGGCAGACAACTGGAGGAGTTGAGCCGGATAACGGGGTTGCTTGAGCGGCAAAACTTTCTGGAAAAAGCGATCGTCCTGTGCCCGGATGATTATCAGATGAATTATTTCTATGCCTATAATCTGGAGAGGCTGCGGAAATACGAGGAATCACTGGTTTATTATCGGAAGTCGGTGCAGCTTAACCCTGATTTTGCCAAAAGCTATGTCGGCATGGGCGATGTCTATCTGGTGCTGAAGAACAACAAAGAGGCGGTTCATGCCTTGAAAAAAGCGATTTCGCTTGATGCGGAAAATATCCTGGCGCAACGGTTGTATGCAAAGGCGATTCAGCCGATAAAAAACGACCCGGCCGGCATGCCGGATAAGGTGGACAAACAACCGACAGAGGCGCGCCGGGATTCTGTCCCCCCGGTAAAAACAGACATCCCGGAAGTGGCGACCGAAAAACCATCCGACCTTGCCGCGCCGGCGGCTGCGGTCCCGCCCCCGGCTGAAACCGCCGAGGGTCAGGACATGACGGCGGAGGGGTTTGCCCGGGACCTGAAGTCGGGCGAAGTTGGTTTGCCGGTTCGTTTTTTGATAAGTTCCGGAGAGCTTAGCGACGAGGCGAAGGAAATGCTGGACCGCGTGGTCTGCAAGGCATTACAGGGCGCCGAACTGCGGGATAGTCGTTTTGAAATCGCCGGGCATACCGATGACAGCGGTACCGTTGCCCACAATATGTGGTTGTCTCAAATCCGCGCCGAAAAGGTTCGCGACTATCTGGTGGAAAAGTGCGGTACGGCCCGGCAGAGGTTCACTGTGGCCTATTTCGGACAAAGCAAACCAAAAGTCCCGAATACCACCCGAGAAAACCGCGGACAAAACAGAAGGGTGGAGATCAGGCGGCTTGAATAAACGGGTAATTTTTTTTGATTGCCATTCTTCCTCCGGCGATGGCATCCGGCACATTCCGCGGCAAACCGCTGCCGTGAAAAGCGGAGCCGAAACCCTTTCCCCCCCTGCCTTTTTTTCTTTTCTTCATCTTTTCTTCACGTTTCAGATGGTATAAATCAGGATTGACCGAAACGTTGTCCGTCCGAGGTCCGGTTCTGCGGCCATTGCTGAAATTTGTTTTTTGAATTATATTTTCACCTGAATGTTTTCCACCTGTTTTTTTTCATTTTCCATCAAGGTATATGCATGAAATCCGCTTTCAACATCGAAGACCGCTCAAAAGTCCTGCGTTTTTATTTTTTCAGCACATTTATTGTCGTGCTTGTTCTTTGCTCAGGCTATCTTCGCCAGATCGACCTGGTTGATCCGTGGACTATTTCTTTTTCTTTGTTTGCCTATGTCTCCTACGGCGCTTTTTATCTTCTGCCGTCGGCCCTGCTGACCTGCTTCGCCAACTGGTTTCTGGCAAAATGGGACAGCCGGAAACGAACTGTTTCCCGCTGGTCGCGGCATACCGTTTATGCCGTTGCGGTGCTCACCACCTCGGCCACGACCGTTGTTTTGTTTGCCGATCAGGTGATATTCGGCTTTTTCGGATTCCACATCAATGGCTTTGTCTGGAATCTCGTTTCAACTCCCGGCGGCATCGAGTCCATGGGCGGGTCAGATACGTCAACCCTGACCTATTTCGCTATTGGAAGCGGCTTTGTCGTCCTGCAGATTGCCCTCATCGCCGGTATCCATCTCCTCTGGCGTCAAAAAAAGCTTTCCGGCACGGTCATGCCGTTTTTGACGAGGAAAAACTTTTTAATTGCAATAGCCTGCATGGCCACGGCCCAGAGCGTCATGTACGGCGTGAGCAATCTGCAGAACCGTCTTCCCGTTCTCAATGCAGCCTGGGTTTTCCCTTTGTACCAACCCTTGACCTTCAGAAGTCTGGCCAAGCGTTTCGGCGTCGAGGTGAAGAAAAGCCCTGATGTCACCCATGAGCAGAAAGGCGGGCGCCTCACCTATCCCCTTGTCGCCCTGCAGGTGACAAAACCGGAAAAACCATTCAATGTCGTCTGGCTTGTGGCCGAGTCATGGCGGGCGGATATGCTAAATGCGGAGGTTATGCCGGGCACATGGTCTTTTGCGGAGAAATCCCTCGTATTCAAAGAGCATTACAGTGGCGGGATCGGCACGCGCATGGGGATGTTCACCATGTTTTACGGCTTGTACGGCCCCTACTGGTTCCGTTTTCTCGACGAACGGCGCAGTCCGGTGCTGATGGACACCATCCTGCAACAGGGCTATCAGCTCAGTATGTATACCAGCGCCAAGTTTTCCTATCCGGAATTCGATAAAACCATTTTTGCCGGGGTAGCGGCGGAGTCCCTGCACGAAGCAAAGAAAGGCGCCGGTTGGGAGCGGGACCGGCAGAACGTGACGGACATGCTTTCATTTATCGAGGGCCGCGATCCTTCCCGTCCCTTCATGACCTTCATGTTCTTTGAGTCTCCCCATGCCCGCTATTATTTTCCGCCGGAAGACGCCATCAGAAAAGAGTACCTGGCGGATTTCAATTATGCGACCATGTCCCCTGAAAGAGACATGGATCTTATTTTCAACCGCTATATCAACTCATGCCATCATCTTGACTCACAGATTGCCCGCGTGCTTGATTCCCTGGAGCGTGAGGGTTTGCTGGATTCCACCATTGTGCTCATCACCGGTGACCATGGCGAGGAGTTTCTTGAAAAGGGGCATTGGGGCCATAATTCCAATTTTACCGAGGAACAGCTTCGCGTCCCCCTGATTCTTCATATCCCCGGCCGCAATCATGAAAAGATCACCCGCATGACGTCCCATCTCGACATTGCTCCCACCGTGCTTGGCCTGCTCGGCATGGAAAGCCCGGCGGAAAAATACAGCCAGGGGCATGATCTTCTGTCCGGGCCGGAACGGCAATTCACCATTGCCGGCGACTGGTCGCGTATCAGTTATATCGACAAGGAGTTCAAGGCGGTTTTCCCCTTCAGCAACAAGGGACTGAGCCGAAGTCGTTTCACCACGAAAGACGACAAGGAGCTTGCTGATCCGGATATTTTCTGGCGAGGCCATAAGGACGTTGTCGTCAACGCCATGAAGGAATTAAATACATTCCTGCAGCCCACAGATTGACAAGATGAATATTCTGCTTGTCGATGACGAACGGGAATTGCGCAATCAACTGAGAAAAGTGCTGGAACGCCAGCATTACCGGGTGGAAGAGGCCGCTGATGGTGAAGCGGCGCTTGATAAAATATGGAACGACACCTATGATCTTGTACTGCTCGACGTCATGCTTCCAAAGCTTGACGGGTTGGGCGTGCTTGCCGCGATACGCAAAGCCGGACTGAATCTGCCGGTTCTCATGCTGACTGCCAGGGGAGCCATTGATGATCGGGTCCGGGGCCTTGATCTCGGTGCTGACGACTATCTGGCGAAACCCTTTTCCCTTTCGGAACTGCTTGCCCGAATCAGAGCCATGCTGCGGCGCCGGGGTGAACGCGACCCTCTTCTCTGTGCCGGCCCGATTGTGCTGAATACGGTCAGCCGGATCGTCACCAGGAATGGCGAGGAGGTTGCCCTGACAGGGAA
It contains:
- a CDS encoding DNA-binding response regulator, with the translated sequence MNILLVDDERELRNQLRKVLERQHYRVEEAADGEAALDKIWNDTYDLVLLDVMLPKLDGLGVLAAIRKAGLNLPVLMLTARGAIDDRVRGLDLGADDYLAKPFSLSELLARIRAMLRRRGERDPLLCAGPIVLNTVSRIVTRNGEEVALTGKEFAILEFLLYNKGRAVSRFNLAEHVWGDDFDPFTMSNFIDVHVKNLRHKIRTSDESIIRTLRGVGFIIDG